Genomic DNA from Corynebacterium kroppenstedtii:
AGACTGATGGCCACAAGGTGGTGGCTAATTACTCCGATCTACCGCGTGACCAGTTCCCCCAGGTCATTCTGGATGCGTTAACTAATCGTGGTCGGCGGACAGTGGCGCCACGGCGTGCGCACGCTGTGCTATCAACACCAAAAGGTCGTCTCCGTGAGTTGACGATCCCCACAGTAGAGTTCAGCCCGGATCAGGCGGTTGATTTTCTGATAACGCTGGCCCGCTTGCAGGACAATGACGAGCTTCCTGAGCACATGGGTATTGCGGCGGAGACGGAATTCGTACTCACTCTCTTGCGGGGATTGGAAAAACTCCGCATGTCTGGGCGCGTTCTCTTCCGAATGCAGTGGGTTGATCAGGAATGGATTCCGATGTGGCAGCCCGCAGTTGGCATGGCTGAGCGCGTTTGGCTTGCCCAGATGGTCGAGGCAACACCAGAGGTGTTGACACTGTCCGGCGGTCGTGATCTCGCTGAACGGATTTCTGTCCCACTTATCGACGCCTTAGCCCGGCGGACCTTGGTGTCCATGCCTGATCAAGAGGAAATCGTTCAGCCCCTGGTCCGCTCACTTATTGACGGGTCGCCTTTGGATCGGGCAACCGGGTCGATGGTCGTCGATATCAATACGTGGCGTAGCAAAATGTCGTCGGAAAGCTATGACCTTATTTTTATTGTTCATGAACCCGACGATGTGGAAACGGAAGAACCGCGTTTCAACCCCGCGGATCCGCGTGCCGCCTATGAGCTGGCGGAAGCGGACATAGAACGAAATGAAGGCATGTCCCGGCTGGCCGATACGACAGGTAACGTGCACAACAACGGTGTCACTGCCGTAATAGGGCCTGAACCCAAAATTCAGTGGCGAATTCGGTTGGCTTATCGCTCGGGTACCGACGCACCCGCACCGATTCCGCAGCCGATCAATGACCCCGCGCTTCGCAAGCGTGTGGATGAGCAATTAGAGCGGGCTAGCCATGTGTGGCCACAACTTGCCACGTATGGCATTGACCCTGATACACGCGACTACCTTTTGTCCACGAACGACATTGTGGAATTTATTGATCGAGGTGCAGATACACTTCGGCAAATAGGGTTCCGGGTCTTGGTTCCAGCGCCATGGACAAAAGAAAAAGTCCGAGTGTCGCTGTCAGCACAGCCCGCAGTGGTGAACGGACCAGGTGACGCACAACTGGGTTTCGATCAGCTCTTAGACTTCTCATGGTCCGCGTCCATGGGCGGCAACCAGCTATCGCCCGCGGAGGTAGACGACCTCCTTCAATCCAGCACTGACCTCGTCAACATTCGAGGGAAATGGGTGCAAGCTGATACCCGTGTGCTTAAGGCAGCATCGAAGCACTTATCGTCTCTGGTGAACGGAACCACGGGCAAGGACAGCAGCGGTACCGACGAGGGACAGGTAACAGTAGGCCGGCTACGTCAGGCTACCGACGAGATTCGGCGCGATCTTCGTGACGATGGCGAAACAGGACCAATTATTGCCGACGCAATATCTGCTTCACCTGACGACGGGAATGAGGGTCCCGATGAACTTAGCGTGGATGACCCCAGCGTAGACGACCCCAGCGTGATGGTGGAAGCAGCGACGTGGATTAGTGCGCTCATCGGAGTAAATAAAGCCATTGCGCCTCAGCGCATCGACACCCCCTCGGGGATAACTGTTGAGCTGAGAGACTATCAGCGTCGAGGTTTTGACTGGCTCGCGTGGATGACGTCGCAGCACCTCGGTTGTGTACTAGCCGATGATATGGGCCTCGGAAAAACGCTGCAGACATTGACACTCTTGGCCTATGAGAAAGAAAATGCAGTGCCGTCAGGGCCGGCCCTTGTTATTGCTCCTACATCAGTGATAGGGAATTGGATTGCGGAGGCAAAAAAATTCGCACCGAACCTGAGCACGTACTTACACCACGGTCCCGCCCGGCTCGAGGGTGAAGCACTGACGGATAAGATTGCTGCAACCGACCTCATTGTCACCACCTACTCGATCGCGACGCGGGATCAAGAGGTCCTAGGTCGGACATATTTTCACCGCATCGTTATAGATGAAGCCCAGCAGGTGAAAAATCCCGGGACGAAGAATGCGAAAGCTGTCCGGGCTTTGCAGGCATCTCACCGGCTTGCACTTACTGGTACACCCGTGGAGAACAGGTTAGATGAGCTGTGGGCAGTGATGGATTTTTGTAATCCGGGCCTCTTTGGGAAACGTAACGAGTTTCGCGACCGGTACTCCATTCCCATTGAGCGGTACCACGATGACAACTTGACGGCGGATTTAAAGGCGCTCACGCAACCATTCATTCTCCGGCGAGTAAAAACAGATCCCGCCGTTGTCGATGATCTTCCCGAAAAGAACGAAGCCGTATTGGTAGCAGAGATGCTTCCGCAGCAGGCGAGCCTGTATAAAGCTGTCACGGCCACAGTGGCTAAGGAACTCGAGTCCAAACAAGGCGGAATCGATCGTCGGGGGCTCATATTTAAGCTGCTTACAGGATTAAAACAAATATGCAACCACCCCGCGCAGTATCTGGGGGATGACTCACCATTCTTGGATGGATCCCACCATCGCTCCGGTAAAGTCGCCACCGCCGAACCGCTCGTGGATGAAGCGCTTCAGCAAGGCCGAAAAGTGCTGATCTTCACCCAATTTGTCGTGTTCGGAAACATGCTCAAAACATATTTCAATAATCGATATGGAATTGACGTCCCTTTTCTTAACGGCTCGGTAGAGAGAAAAGAGCGGGACCGCATGGTAGACACTTTTAATTCCCCGGCAGGCCCACCGATCATGATTCTGTCTCTCCGAGCAGGAGGAACCGGCCTGAACCTCACTGGAGCTAGCGTTGTTATTCACATGGACCGGTGGTGGAATCCGGCTGTCGAAAATCAAGCCACTGACCGCGCCTATCGCATTGGCCAAGAACACGATGTCAGCGTCTATAAGCTAATTAGTAAAGGGACGATTGAAGAGAAAATTAACGATATCATCGAAGGGAAACTCCAACTGGCCAGCGCTGTTGTCGGCACTGGTGAAGCATGGATTTCCGAGCTGTCAGATGATGAGCTTCTCCAGTTGGTCACCATGAAGGAACCTACAAAGCCTATTCGGTCCGAATACACCAACGCTCGAGCGCGGCATAGCCTGCCAACGACCAGCAATGCCGGGAGACACCATGAGTGACACACCGCATCATCACTCGCGATCAGGCGATAAGCGTCGCCGTCTCACCGTCGACGATAACGTTATCTACCTGAACTTCGGCCGAAACCGGGACACCGCTGGCGCAGATGAGGAAGGGAACTCGGCGTCTCACCAACGGACACGTCAGTATCAGCGCGGGGGATCCGCGACTTCAGCGAACCGACAATCAGGAGCAAAGTGGCGTGCTAGTTCTCGTCGCCCTCGTGGGCGCGACGACCGCAGTGCGCATTCGTGGCCAGCGTCAGTAATCATGCGTCAGCTCGATGACAACACCGAGGCCGGGAGGAAGAAGCGAGGCCGCGATTACTTCCGACAGGACTCCCTCCTGCGAGTAGACATCGAGGATTGGCAAATAGTCGCCCAGGTGATGGGATCCCAGCCAGAGCCATTCACTATCCATGCCTATGTGCCGCATGACCCCGATGCCGTCGACCAAGCTATTAAGTACCTGTCTGATGATGACCAGGCATACGACAATTTTGTGCAGGGGCAGGAAGACCGTCGCCTAGAAAGCATGCTGTTCCCGTTCGACGATGCACGGTGGTCATGCAGCTGCCCTGATCCGGACCCGTGGTGCAAACACATCTACGCCGTTGGTCTATATCTGCAAGAGCGGTTTACCAGCGACCCCTTCAGTATTCTCCGCGTGACAAACACCACACGAGAGGACATTTCGCGACGAGTTCATCAGGCTCATGAGCGTGCAGGGGATGGATACAGAACGCCGTCACGGACTTTAGATTCCCCGAGTTCTGATGTAGTCGGACAGGACAATGCAACAGCGCGACGCAGATGGGCCGCAGGTGTGGGCACTTCGTCTACTTATGGCGTCGATGGCCAGCAGACCGACCCGGACACTTTTTGGGGTGTGCCCATGAACTACCCAAGCCCACCACGCGTGCAGAAAGCATCAGCCCTGGAGGACCATGACCAACAAGCATTAATGAAAGTTCTCAGTTGGGTTTCCTATGGCGCGGTGGGGCAGCTCAGTGCGCGCAGTGACCTCGAAGATGTTTATCACCACCTCATGACCGCACCGCCAGAAATGGCTCACCCCGACGACCAACACGAACACGTCGATACGCCACCGGATGACCAAGGATAAATGACGAAGGATAATTATGATTCCCTCACACTCTCACCCCGAGAAAGTAACAGGCACGATTAATCATGGGCATGCCTCAGCGCGCGGTCATGCTCGCATTCTTCACACTTCCGACTGGCAGCTCGGAATGGAACGGTGGTTCCTGAAAACAGACAAAGGCACGAATAGCGACGACGGTGGCCTTGATTCTCAAGCGCTCTATACGCAAGCTCGGTTCACAGTCATTAAACGAATGGCAGATATAGCTCACGAGCGACAGTGTGATGCCGTCGTTGTCGCTGGAGACGTCTTTGACTCTCCGCAGGTAGGGGAGCGGATTCAGAACCGCTTCATTGAGGCGATTGAACGCTTCACTCCGATCCCCATCGTATTTTTACCTGGTAACCATGACCCTTACCAGATAGGGAGCATGTGGAACTCGCCATTTGCTACCCGCATACAAGAGGCGGGAGGAATCATTATTTCCGACTATTCCATCCACCACCTTGGCGGTGTTGATGTTGTGGGAGCGCCACTGACCAGCAATAAACCAACTGAAGATACGGTGTCGGCTGTCCTACGCAACCTTGAACCGTCTTCTGGGGTCCGGGTTCTGTTAGGACACGGTCAGCCCCGACGAGACTGGTATGAGTCTACGGCTCACGCAGATCACGCGGTCGACATGGACAATGTAGACCAAGCACTGGATACTCATAAGGTTGACTACATTGCCATGGGAGACACCCACTCCGTAGAAAAACTTGATTCCCGCGGAGGTATGTGGTTTTCCGGATCCCCTGAGCCAACTGATTTCGACGATCGTGAACGAAACTCGGGATATTGCTTAGTTGTTGATATTGATGTTGCCGACGGAACCACGACGTTGACAGTTGATCCTGTCCACGTGGCTGAGTGGTCCTTTCATTCCGATGTGCGCGAAGTGAACGCTGACGCGGATATAGAACAATGGTTTTCTGACCTCAATAACATGCGTGACGCCTCAACGACCGTCATAAAGAGCACACTCTCCGGAAGAATCAGCCTTGAACAAGATAGCCGGATAGAGGAATACAGACAACGCATAGCTTCGAAATTCGCGGCATTTTACGACAATGAGGGTAAATCAGAGCTCAGCATTGTCCCCGATTCCCTCGATGCGGATGCCTTTAATCTACACGGGTATTTCCGGAAAGTTCTCGACGATCTTGATCCTGAAGACGATACCGATAGGGAAGCGCTAAGAATTCTTTACCAACTTAATCAGCGGTATCAGGAAAGCGAGTAATGGTGATGAAAATTCACAAAATTGATATTAGGAACTTCCGCGGTATCGACCACGTTACTTTAGAATTCCCAAATACTGGTGTAACAGTGATCTCTGGGCCTAATGAGGTGGGGAAATCTAGTGTTGTCAAAGCACTAACGATGTGGAAGTCAGCCTTGTACTCAAGCACAAAAGCGGAAGTTAAAGCTGCCAAACCCGTGGACAAGGATGTTGCCCCCGAAGTTACTGTGGAGATGACTGTCGATGGACAGCACTTCTCGATGTACAAGAGGTGGCTGAAAAACTCTCAAGCAGAACTTAGGATTCTTAGTCCACTGCGAACAACTAAGACCGGAAAAGAAGCAGAGTCATGGGTTAATGAGGTTTTTTCCTCAAGCGACCAATCAATGCCTTTTGATGCCTTGACGGTCAGCCAGAACAGTGGGACATGGGATTTCCTCGATGTTGGGAACTATGCTGCACTCGAGAATAGTCTCTCCGAATCTGATAGTAGTGATGACGGCGACGCGGTTGGTTTACGAGGGGACATTAAGAGTGAGTTCGATAAATACTTCACACCAGCGGCCAAACCACGAGCAGGTGTGCATAAAGACGCTATTAGTGAGTATGAAAAGGCGAAGGAAGATGAGAAAGATGCTGAAAATGCTGCAGAAAAGTTAGCGAATTTGCGAGCAGAGTTGGAGAGAATCTCCCACAAACTCGACGACGATAAAAAAACACTTACCGACGTGTGTGCATTACGTGATAGTGCGAAAAACGAAAAAAAGAAAATCGATGAGGCTCGGGCGAAACTGGAGCAGGCGCAACAAGGTCGGAAAGACGCTGAATCCGCGCTTCAACGTCAGCGAGAGTTAAAGCAAAGCCGGACGCAGCTTCACGACGATTATGCTGAACGCAAACAGCAGGCAGCGAAGGCAGAAGAGAAATATAACCAGGTAGCAAAACAAGCTGAATCCTATGAGGCTCGGGTTAAAGCTGCTCAAGATACGTATGACAACGCGCAGCGGGTTAAAACATATGCGGATTTAGAGTTGGACAAGCTGAAAACTCACCGAGATTGGGCCGCGTCCATGAAGGAGGCCGAACAGGTTCGAACCAAGCTACTGTCAGGAGATGCTGCTAACAAGCGTCGACACGAAGCTGAGAGCAAACTCGATGACGGCTCATCCATTATCGATGACGACGCGTTTGATGACCTGAAAAAGAGTCAAGAGGCGTGGCGTAACCAGGAAGAGGCCTTAGGCTTTGCGGTAGGGAAGATCCATATTGAGGGTCCTGACGGTGACCCCGCTGTAGGGGACTACCCCATGGATAGGCCCCGGCGCATTGAACTGGGGGAATACACACTGGAAATTCACCCCTCTGCTGAGACGCGCGACCGAAGGAAAGATGTCGATTCCGCGCACGAGGTCTTCACAGGTTTGTTAAGAAAGCATGAGTTGGGTTCGTTTGATGACGTTGAACGACGTCATAATGCCTATATACAGGCTCGCAATGAACGTGATGCCGCACAGCGTGATCAAGAAATAGCTTGGGGAAACCAACCGCGTGAGGTCATCGAGACGAAGCTACAAGAGTTGCGCCGTTCTGCCGATGACTATGAAGAGCAGTACCAAGACCTCCTCGACAGAGAAGCGCAGCGTAATTCTAGCCATGACTCAGATGGTGACCTTATGGCCGGCAGGCGAACTCATGAAATGTTAAAAGTCGAGAGTGTGCCGTCGAGTGAGGACATTCATCGAGCTAGGGCGGAGAGAGATCATGCCGAGCATGCTTTTGCTGTGGCACGCCGCGACCTGGAGAAACTTCGTCAAGAAGATGTGGCCGTCCAGCTATCGCGCGAGAAAGCCAATCGCGATTCGGCGAACAAGGAACGCGACAGAGCCTTAGAAAAGTTAGCCGAAGCGCAGGCTGCTCTCTCCGACGAGGTTCTAACGAATAACTTCCACGAAGCAGAAGAGCAGTGGGATTACCGACGCGGTGTATACGACAAAGCCGTCCGCAATCTCAAGGCACTTGACCCCGAGCAGAACACTAAGAAACTCGAGGACGCCAAACGTCGAGAACGGGCTCTTATGCAAGCAATCGAAAACTCGAGGAAAGAACAGTCTCATCTTCAAGGACTGATTGAAGGATCCGGGTCGCCTGATGCAGATCTTCAGGAGAAAAAGACGATCCTTAAGCAAAAAGAAAACACTCTAAATGCTGTCAGGATGCGGGCCAACGCTATCCGCCGCTTATACGACTTAGTGGAAAAGCATTTCGAAGATGCGAAGAAAGAGTACCTAGAGCCATATATCAACCTTCTTACTGAGAAGGCTGGCCACGTTTTTGGCCCGGACGTGTCATTCACGTCAGAGGGCGATGCCGGTCATGGTAGATCAACAAGCAGGAAAAGTAGGGGCAAGAAAGCCACTAGCGCGTCGACAATCTCGCAGCGTGTTCTCAATGGCCGAGCAGTTAACCTCGCCGACCTATCCGGTGGCGCTGCCGAGCAACTGCAGATCGTCCAGCGCCTAGCAGTCGCGGAGCTAGTCGGAGATCAGAGCGTACCTGTCTTCCTCGACGATGCCCTGGGGTATGCGGATAGTGAGAGGGCCAGGAAAATGAATGAACTGCTGACGGAATCAGGAAAGAAACACCAGATCATCGTCATGACATGTGTTCCCGAACGGTATAAATCTGTCGAAGCAGCGAAAAGGATCGAAATGACCGGAACGAAGTAACCACTGAAATTGAGTGATTAAGGGAACCGAGCTCTCACGAAACCGAGCACTGCTGGCACGAACCCACCACGTTCTACATTGTGGATCAATTGTTGAAAGGACGAGAATAGACACCATGTCAGACGACAAGAAAAGTACGGAAACTGCGCGACAAGCAGAAAGCGTGACCTCTAGTAGCGTCGATCAAGGCGAAAAGCCACGCGTGCCTGTCACCGATGTTCTTAACGCTCCGCCCCAACGCGATGATCCCATTTCTTTCCTGACAGATATGGATGGTGTGTTGGTCAAAGAAGGCGACATCATTCCTGGTGCGGACGAGTTCCTTAATGAGCTTCGCGATAATGATGTCGAATATATGGTGCTCACCAATAACTCGATCTATACCCCACGCGATTTGTCCGCGCGGTTGGAGCGGACGGGGATCGATATTCCTGCCGAACGTATCTGGACATCTGCTAAAGCCACTGCTGCTTTTCTCGCTAGCCAGAAAGAAGTATCGACGGCGTATGCCGTCGGTGAATCGGGATTAACCACTGCCCTTCACGAAATAGGGTGGATTCTGACCGACTCGGATCCCGAATACGTTGTGCTTGGGGAGACTCGCACCTATTCATTCGAGGCCATTACGACAGCGATTCGGCTCATCCGCCGAGGTGCAAAATTTATTTGTACTAACCCTGATATCACGGGGCCATCGCCGGAAGGGGTGCTGCCCGCCACTGGTGCCGTTGCGTCTCTGATCCAGACGGCATCAATGAAAGAACCTTATTATGTCGGCAAGCCGAATCCAATGATGATGAGGTCGGCGCTTCGCCGTATCGGTGTCCACTCCGAGAACACCGTTATGGTGGGCGATCGCATGGATACTGACATCAAGGCCGGAATGGAAGCCGGTATGAAAACAATCCTCGTTCGTTCCGGTATTACCGACGATGACATGATTGAGAACTTCCCCTACCGGCCTAGCCGCGTGATTGACTCAGTCAAAGATCTCGTCGGAAATGTTCACGATCCCTGCGGTGAATTCGAGGAATAAAAGGAAGCTATTGGTCGATTAGCCAGGGCAAACCCTCCGCAGCATTCGCTCGGATCGACCATGTAGCTAATTGTGTGAGGTCAGTCTCAGCCGGGCTGACCTCCACGATGGGTACGCCACGGCGGGCAGCGAGCGTCGGCAATGACGCTGCTGGGTAGACAACGCCGGACGTTCCTATGATGACCACCAGGTCGGCGTCGCTCATGGCTGCCTCTGCCTCTGACCAATCCTTGGACGGCAGGGCCTCGCCAAACCATACGACGCTAGGGCGGACTGTTCCTCCGCACTCCGCGCAGCGAGGGGGAGCGAGCCGTTCAACGGGATGAGTAGGGGGTTCTTCACCTGGCGCGGGCTTTCCACATACACTGCACCGATACTCGTTTAGGCGGCCATGAAG
This window encodes:
- a CDS encoding metallophosphoesterase family protein yields the protein MIPSHSHPEKVTGTINHGHASARGHARILHTSDWQLGMERWFLKTDKGTNSDDGGLDSQALYTQARFTVIKRMADIAHERQCDAVVVAGDVFDSPQVGERIQNRFIEAIERFTPIPIVFLPGNHDPYQIGSMWNSPFATRIQEAGGIIISDYSIHHLGGVDVVGAPLTSNKPTEDTVSAVLRNLEPSSGVRVLLGHGQPRRDWYESTAHADHAVDMDNVDQALDTHKVDYIAMGDTHSVEKLDSRGGMWFSGSPEPTDFDDRERNSGYCLVVDIDVADGTTTLTVDPVHVAEWSFHSDVREVNADADIEQWFSDLNNMRDASTTVIKSTLSGRISLEQDSRIEEYRQRIASKFAAFYDNEGKSELSIVPDSLDADAFNLHGYFRKVLDDLDPEDDTDREALRILYQLNQRYQESE
- a CDS encoding DEAD/DEAH box helicase; this translates as MFAYLLHVLWPVHSGMHVWVEETDGHKVVANYSDLPRDQFPQVILDALTNRGRRTVAPRRAHAVLSTPKGRLRELTIPTVEFSPDQAVDFLITLARLQDNDELPEHMGIAAETEFVLTLLRGLEKLRMSGRVLFRMQWVDQEWIPMWQPAVGMAERVWLAQMVEATPEVLTLSGGRDLAERISVPLIDALARRTLVSMPDQEEIVQPLVRSLIDGSPLDRATGSMVVDINTWRSKMSSESYDLIFIVHEPDDVETEEPRFNPADPRAAYELAEADIERNEGMSRLADTTGNVHNNGVTAVIGPEPKIQWRIRLAYRSGTDAPAPIPQPINDPALRKRVDEQLERASHVWPQLATYGIDPDTRDYLLSTNDIVEFIDRGADTLRQIGFRVLVPAPWTKEKVRVSLSAQPAVVNGPGDAQLGFDQLLDFSWSASMGGNQLSPAEVDDLLQSSTDLVNIRGKWVQADTRVLKAASKHLSSLVNGTTGKDSSGTDEGQVTVGRLRQATDEIRRDLRDDGETGPIIADAISASPDDGNEGPDELSVDDPSVDDPSVMVEAATWISALIGVNKAIAPQRIDTPSGITVELRDYQRRGFDWLAWMTSQHLGCVLADDMGLGKTLQTLTLLAYEKENAVPSGPALVIAPTSVIGNWIAEAKKFAPNLSTYLHHGPARLEGEALTDKIAATDLIVTTYSIATRDQEVLGRTYFHRIVIDEAQQVKNPGTKNAKAVRALQASHRLALTGTPVENRLDELWAVMDFCNPGLFGKRNEFRDRYSIPIERYHDDNLTADLKALTQPFILRRVKTDPAVVDDLPEKNEAVLVAEMLPQQASLYKAVTATVAKELESKQGGIDRRGLIFKLLTGLKQICNHPAQYLGDDSPFLDGSHHRSGKVATAEPLVDEALQQGRKVLIFTQFVVFGNMLKTYFNNRYGIDVPFLNGSVERKERDRMVDTFNSPAGPPIMILSLRAGGTGLNLTGASVVIHMDRWWNPAVENQATDRAYRIGQEHDVSVYKLISKGTIEEKINDIIEGKLQLASAVVGTGEAWISELSDDELLQLVTMKEPTKPIRSEYTNARARHSLPTTSNAGRHHE
- a CDS encoding ATP-binding protein, with protein sequence MVMKIHKIDIRNFRGIDHVTLEFPNTGVTVISGPNEVGKSSVVKALTMWKSALYSSTKAEVKAAKPVDKDVAPEVTVEMTVDGQHFSMYKRWLKNSQAELRILSPLRTTKTGKEAESWVNEVFSSSDQSMPFDALTVSQNSGTWDFLDVGNYAALENSLSESDSSDDGDAVGLRGDIKSEFDKYFTPAAKPRAGVHKDAISEYEKAKEDEKDAENAAEKLANLRAELERISHKLDDDKKTLTDVCALRDSAKNEKKKIDEARAKLEQAQQGRKDAESALQRQRELKQSRTQLHDDYAERKQQAAKAEEKYNQVAKQAESYEARVKAAQDTYDNAQRVKTYADLELDKLKTHRDWAASMKEAEQVRTKLLSGDAANKRRHEAESKLDDGSSIIDDDAFDDLKKSQEAWRNQEEALGFAVGKIHIEGPDGDPAVGDYPMDRPRRIELGEYTLEIHPSAETRDRRKDVDSAHEVFTGLLRKHELGSFDDVERRHNAYIQARNERDAAQRDQEIAWGNQPREVIETKLQELRRSADDYEEQYQDLLDREAQRNSSHDSDGDLMAGRRTHEMLKVESVPSSEDIHRARAERDHAEHAFAVARRDLEKLRQEDVAVQLSREKANRDSANKERDRALEKLAEAQAALSDEVLTNNFHEAEEQWDYRRGVYDKAVRNLKALDPEQNTKKLEDAKRRERALMQAIENSRKEQSHLQGLIEGSGSPDADLQEKKTILKQKENTLNAVRMRANAIRRLYDLVEKHFEDAKKEYLEPYINLLTEKAGHVFGPDVSFTSEGDAGHGRSTSRKSRGKKATSASTISQRVLNGRAVNLADLSGGAAEQLQIVQRLAVAELVGDQSVPVFLDDALGYADSERARKMNELLTESGKKHQIIVMTCVPERYKSVEAAKRIEMTGTK
- a CDS encoding HAD-IIA family hydrolase, with the protein product MDGVLVKEGDIIPGADEFLNELRDNDVEYMVLTNNSIYTPRDLSARLERTGIDIPAERIWTSAKATAAFLASQKEVSTAYAVGESGLTTALHEIGWILTDSDPEYVVLGETRTYSFEAITTAIRLIRRGAKFICTNPDITGPSPEGVLPATGAVASLIQTASMKEPYYVGKPNPMMMRSALRRIGVHSENTVMVGDRMDTDIKAGMEAGMKTILVRSGITDDDMIENFPYRPSRVIDSVKDLVGNVHDPCGEFEE
- a CDS encoding NAD-dependent deacylase gives rise to the protein MYPNTTVISTTDPLPHSLRTTRDRARSVEIFTGAGMSADSGLDTFRDAETGLWSHVDPQAMASIDSWREDPDPMWAWYQWREHCAREAQPHAGHKALARWAARDGVSMHTTTQNIDDLHERAGSKNVAHLHGRLNEYRCSVCGKPAPGEEPPTHPVERLAPPRCAECGGTVRPSVVWFGEALPSKDWSEAEAAMSDADLVVIIGTSGVVYPAASLPTLAARRGVPIVEVSPAETDLTQLATWSIRANAAEGLPWLIDQ